The Fibrobacter sp. UWB5 genome has a window encoding:
- a CDS encoding glycosyltransferase, whose protein sequence is MVYLVCQEWYNTKDNHAGIKHLCNELQRRYPDNYKSIVIPEYDNGKCHNKILKKFWRLNAYIRHRLYIHKIVLAFKKMLKPGDKVLLTEYLWKANTQLPIADAIKRSGMPVKVYAMAHLVPSIYDKKFSDSKLKKWIDAVDGVMTLGHSLSDYLVNRGVEKEKVFTTFHYVDLDYYHVLAPKDDVVTVIAMGNMMRNVTLLQSIVKQNSAVHFIICQGANDLSQFFEGLKNVELLPYITEAELRDYMNKASISLNVMVDTIGSNVIVTSMAMGLAMICSDVGSIRDYCDEKNTVFCDNHDENSWTDAIKTLSGDISRLKDMQKESLLKSRHFSFENFHCKLQQIMN, encoded by the coding sequence ATGGTATATTTAGTTTGTCAAGAATGGTATAACACGAAAGATAATCATGCGGGAATCAAGCATCTTTGTAATGAATTACAAAGGCGCTATCCTGATAATTATAAGTCTATTGTTATTCCTGAATATGACAACGGCAAGTGCCACAATAAAATCTTGAAAAAATTTTGGAGACTTAACGCGTATATTCGGCATAGGCTTTATATACATAAAATTGTGTTGGCTTTTAAGAAAATGTTAAAACCAGGAGATAAGGTTTTATTGACAGAGTATCTTTGGAAAGCGAATACTCAGTTACCCATAGCCGATGCAATAAAACGGTCTGGAATGCCTGTAAAGGTTTATGCCATGGCACATTTGGTACCTAGCATATATGATAAAAAATTTTCTGATTCAAAGTTGAAAAAATGGATTGATGCCGTTGATGGTGTTATGACATTGGGACATTCGTTGTCCGATTATCTTGTTAACAGGGGTGTTGAAAAAGAAAAGGTCTTTACGACATTTCATTATGTTGATTTGGATTATTATCATGTTTTAGCTCCTAAGGACGATGTGGTTACGGTTATTGCAATGGGAAATATGATGCGAAATGTAACCTTATTGCAGAGTATTGTAAAACAGAATAGTGCCGTTCATTTTATCATTTGCCAAGGAGCGAATGATTTGAGCCAATTTTTTGAAGGCCTGAAAAATGTGGAGTTGCTGCCCTATATCACAGAAGCGGAATTGCGTGATTATATGAATAAAGCGAGCATATCTTTAAATGTAATGGTGGATACTATCGGTAGTAATGTCATTGTTACTTCAATGGCTATGGGATTAGCTATGATTTGTAGTGATGTTGGTTCTATTCGAGATTATTGTGATGAAAAAAATACGGTGTTTTGTGACAACCATGATGAGAATTCCTGGACAGACGCGATTAAGACCTTGTCTGGAGACATATCAAGACTGAAGGATATGCAAAAAGAATCGCTTCTGAAATCACGGCATTTTTCTTTTGAAAACTTTCATTGTAAATTGCAGCAAATTATGAATTAA
- a CDS encoding glycosyltransferase family 2 protein: MSCKPLVSVIVPVYNVEKYLLESVESLRKQTYPNLEIVLVDDGSPDNCPRLCDELAAQDNRIMVVHKKNGGLSDARNAGMQVATGDYVFFMDSDDEITPNCIELHCEAIAKNNADFSIANIRIIGSKSAVVKDLNPNLDENQPLKTYLNREWSASACNKLYRKSFLTKCGILFKKGLLHEDVLWSLKNSEYARKIAVVKEATYLYKIRNDSITTECVKKNRIDSLLFILQECWADWQGGLIPEPLKNIFAKFVDYWRFYTALALLRFDGTYGDRQKYYRELKKLKVEGQSFNKYGFFMNLPYIFFLLVMLPTLKAYKCVQKIAKQ, encoded by the coding sequence ATGAGCTGTAAGCCTCTTGTTTCAGTTATAGTCCCTGTATATAATGTTGAAAAGTACTTGTTGGAAAGTGTCGAAAGCCTTCGAAAGCAAACTTATCCGAATCTGGAAATAGTTCTAGTTGATGACGGATCTCCAGATAATTGCCCAAGGCTCTGTGACGAATTAGCTGCGCAAGATAATAGAATAATGGTTGTGCACAAGAAAAATGGAGGGCTGAGTGATGCTCGAAATGCTGGTATGCAGGTGGCTACTGGCGATTATGTGTTTTTCATGGATTCAGATGATGAAATTACTCCGAATTGTATAGAACTGCACTGTGAAGCTATTGCAAAAAATAATGCCGATTTTTCCATTGCGAATATCCGCATTATAGGCAGTAAATCTGCGGTTGTGAAAGATTTGAATCCCAATTTAGATGAAAACCAACCTTTAAAAACATATTTGAATAGAGAGTGGAGTGCGAGTGCTTGTAATAAATTGTATAGGAAATCTTTTTTAACGAAATGCGGAATTCTTTTTAAAAAGGGTTTGCTACATGAGGACGTGTTATGGTCCTTGAAGAATTCTGAATACGCCCGTAAAATAGCCGTTGTAAAAGAGGCTACGTATCTTTATAAGATAAGGAATGATTCGATAACAACAGAATGTGTTAAGAAAAATAGAATAGACAGTTTGCTTTTTATTCTTCAAGAATGCTGGGCTGACTGGCAGGGAGGTTTAATTCCGGAACCTTTAAAAAATATCTTTGCCAAATTTGTGGATTATTGGCGCTTTTATACAGCTCTTGCATTGTTGCGTTTTGATGGAACCTATGGAGACCGTCAAAAGTATTATCGCGAATTGAAAAAATTAAAGGTTGAAGGGCAATCTTTCAATAAGTACGGATTCTTTATGAATCTTCCCTATATCTTTTTTTTGTTGGTTATGCTTCCAACATTAAAAGCGTATAAATGCGTTCAAAAAATTGCAAAACAATAA
- a CDS encoding beta-1,6-N-acetylglucosaminyltransferase has product MNHAFLMMVHDEPELALRIVNRLIAPNHFIFMHIDRKISKEHFNFSLKGLTILPNDSRVRVSWGGFSQVEAEFQLMKSALTCGINMDYFHLISGHDYPIVSNNLLDDFF; this is encoded by the coding sequence ATGAATCATGCTTTTTTGATGATGGTACACGACGAGCCTGAATTAGCATTACGTATTGTAAATAGATTGATTGCCCCAAATCACTTTATTTTCATGCATATTGATCGTAAAATTTCTAAGGAACACTTTAATTTTTCATTAAAAGGTTTGACAATATTACCTAATGACTCTCGTGTACGAGTATCATGGGGAGGCTTTTCACAAGTTGAAGCAGAATTTCAACTAATGAAATCAGCATTAACTTGCGGAATCAACATGGATTACTTCCATTTAATCTCAGGACATGATTATCCTATAGTGAGCAATAATTTACTAGATGATTTTTTTTGA
- a CDS encoding lipopolysaccharide biosynthesis protein, which yields MMLTMIISLYTSRVVLQILGVDDYGIYQAVGGIVGFLSFVNNALSTGSSRFITFGLGENDPQKLKNIFSTTLTAHLCLAIFIAILAESAGLWFLHNKLVIAPERLDAAKFVLHLSVITAFFSLTQVPYGASIIAHEKMGIYAYVSIIEASLKLLIIYLLEIGSIDKLKLYALLLCLLQIGIIIFYRLYCIRNFDETKFRFYFDKKLFKEIASFSGWSLFANTAIALNNQGVLVLLNMFFSPAVVAARAISLQVNAAANQFVTNFQTAANPQIVKKYAAKDYEGSKQLLLATTKFSFYLMLLLSLPICLGTKQLLTLWLKTVPEYTIIFLQLAIIQSLFCVFDTSFYRALYAKGRLKENALISPLLGFIQFPIVYILFRLGFSPEALSWTSLFTYAFLGLVIKPLLIIKIVNYKWKDISSVFVPCFKVLCCALPAPLFLYYKLSDESYLSFFAVVILSVLSVITSSWFVGLETEMRNALKNKVKALLLKRSHP from the coding sequence ATGATGCTCACAATGATCATTTCATTGTATACATCACGCGTGGTTTTACAGATTTTGGGCGTTGACGACTATGGCATTTATCAAGCTGTAGGCGGGATTGTCGGTTTCTTGAGTTTTGTTAATAACGCTCTGAGTACAGGGTCATCCCGCTTTATAACATTCGGATTGGGCGAAAACGATCCGCAGAAATTAAAAAACATTTTTTCCACGACGTTGACAGCACACCTTTGCTTAGCAATCTTTATTGCCATTTTAGCGGAATCAGCGGGCTTATGGTTCTTGCACAACAAACTAGTGATTGCACCTGAACGTCTTGACGCAGCCAAATTTGTTCTTCATCTTTCCGTAATAACTGCTTTTTTTTCTCTCACGCAAGTTCCGTATGGAGCTAGCATTATCGCTCACGAAAAAATGGGCATTTACGCTTACGTTAGTATAATTGAGGCATCATTAAAGCTGCTAATTATATATCTTTTGGAAATAGGCTCCATCGACAAGCTAAAGTTATATGCTTTACTATTGTGTTTATTACAAATAGGAATTATCATTTTTTACAGACTTTACTGTATCCGAAATTTTGACGAGACGAAATTTCGATTTTATTTCGATAAAAAACTCTTTAAAGAAATCGCTAGTTTTTCAGGATGGAGCTTATTCGCCAACACCGCAATCGCATTGAATAATCAAGGGGTTCTAGTTCTGTTAAACATGTTTTTTTCTCCAGCTGTCGTTGCAGCTCGCGCCATATCGCTACAAGTCAACGCCGCAGCAAATCAATTTGTAACAAACTTTCAAACAGCAGCAAATCCGCAAATTGTAAAAAAATATGCTGCCAAAGATTATGAAGGTTCAAAGCAACTTTTGTTAGCAACCACAAAATTCAGTTTTTATTTAATGCTACTTTTAAGTCTTCCGATTTGCCTTGGAACAAAGCAACTTTTAACATTATGGTTAAAAACAGTCCCAGAATATACCATAATCTTTTTACAACTGGCGATAATTCAAAGTTTATTCTGCGTATTCGACACATCCTTCTATAGAGCCCTTTATGCAAAAGGTCGCCTAAAAGAAAACGCACTAATTTCCCCCCTATTAGGCTTCATACAATTTCCAATCGTATATATTCTTTTTCGATTAGGTTTTTCTCCTGAAGCCTTGTCGTGGACAAGTCTATTTACATACGCATTCCTCGGACTTGTGATAAAACCTCTTTTGATAATAAAAATTGTCAATTATAAATGGAAGGATATCTCCTCAGTATTCGTTCCTTGTTTTAAGGTTTTGTGTTGTGCTTTGCCAGCACCGCTCTTTTTGTATTACAAACTAAGCGACGAATCTTATCTATCGTTCTTCGCGGTAGTAATTCTTTCCGTTCTTTCCGTCATCACATCATCTTGGTTTGTTGGCCTAGAAACAGAGATGCGGAACGCTCTTAAAAACAAAGTAAAGGCACTTTTGTTAAAACGGTCTCACCCATAG